In a genomic window of Xylophilus rhododendri:
- a CDS encoding DUF779 domain-containing protein: MNIAPSSPSVHHPRRSSAARLLPWSERILATANARALIARLHAEHGPLMFHQAGAGAGAEPSLPLCFVQGDFPLVEMDVLLGDIGGTPFYVSHGQYRALEHSQLRLDATEGLAGVFSLERSTGMRFSTTVRPLLRPVARRTAATSAARPDMRG, translated from the coding sequence ATGAACATCGCTCCGAGCAGCCCTTCCGTCCACCATCCCCGCCGGTCCAGCGCGGCGCGCCTGCTTCCCTGGAGCGAGCGCATCCTGGCCACGGCGAACGCGCGTGCGCTGATCGCCCGGCTGCATGCGGAACACGGCCCCTTGATGTTCCACCAGGCCGGCGCTGGCGCCGGTGCGGAACCCAGCCTGCCGCTGTGTTTCGTGCAGGGCGACTTTCCCCTGGTCGAGATGGATGTGCTGCTGGGCGATATCGGCGGCACGCCCTTCTATGTCAGCCACGGCCAGTACCGCGCGCTCGAGCATTCGCAGCTGCGGCTGGATGCGACCGAGGGGCTGGCCGGGGTGTTCTCGCTGGAGCGCTCGACCGGCATGCGGTTTTCCACCACGGTCAGGCCGCTGCTGCGTCCCGTGGCGCGGCGGACCGCGGCCACGTCGGCCGCGCGGCCGGACATGCGCGGCTAG